Part of the Terrisporobacter glycolicus ATCC 14880 = DSM 1288 genome is shown below.
TTAAATATATACTTGGTCTTTGGCTATTAGACTCTAACAGCTCTTTTGTAAAGTCTTTTCCAAAATGTATCATCCAATTTCTTATAATCCACTTATCATAAGAATATTTAACAGTTAGGTAATCTATATCATCTTTAATTTTTATTTCTCCTATAGTTTCTTTTTGTCTTATAACGTTTCTAAGTATTCCATTAATAAACCCTGATACTTTAGAATTTTTCTTCTTAGCTAAATTTACTGTTTCATTTACTGCAGCATAATCGGATATACTATTTAAAAACATTATTTGATATATTCCCATTCTAAGTAATGTTTTTACATATATCTCCATTTTATTCGTTTTTACTTTTGATAATTTATCAATCATGTAATCTATATAATATTTATTTTCTATTACACCGTATATTATTTCCGTCGCCAATCCTCTATCTTGATTTGATAACTTCACATCTTTAAAGTGTTTATTTATGGCCATATTTGAATAGTTCTTGTTTTTTTCTATATCTAAAAGAACTTTATATGCTATTTCTCTTGCGTTCATAATTTTCTCCTTATTTATCAAAATTTAATTAATTTTTGATTTATTTTATTTTTTTAAATTCACTTCGCTCATATGGCCAACGATTGACCTTTGTTACTACTTCAAGCAACTATGTTGCTTAAAGCAAAACAGGTCCTAGTAAACTAGGACCTAAATATTAATCATCACGATTATTTGCAATCATTAGCAATCTTAATAATTGAAGTATTGCAGTAACTGCTGCTGCCACATACGTTAAGGCTGCTGCTTGAAGTACTTTTCTACTTTGTCTTACTTCTCTATCGTCTACAATTCCTAGAGATGTAATCTGAGTTAAGGCCCTACTTGAAGCATTGAATTCTACAGGTAGTGTTACTATTTGAAATAATACTGAAGCAGAGAATAATAATATTCCTATTTGTAAGAATATTCCTCTTGTTGTAAAAAATCCTATCATTATAAGTATCCAAGACATGTTTGAAGCAAAATTCACAACAGGCACTAAACTACTTCTTATGTTTAAAGGTGCATATCCATGAGCATGTTGTATAGCATGACCACATTCATGAGCAGCTACAGCCACAGATGTGATAGATGTTCCATTATAAACATCTTGAGATAGTCTTAAGACTTTAGACCTTGGGTCATAATGATCACTTAGTCTTCCTCCAACCATTTCTATTCTAACGTTATATAATCCGTTACTATCTAATATTTTTCTAGCTGTATTTTCACCAGTATATCCTCTATTTGCTCTTACATTAAAAAATCTATTTGTTGTAGAACTTACCTTATATTGAGCATATAGAGTTAGCAATATAGCTGGTATCAATAAAAACATCGTTGGATCAAATCTATAATAACCCAAACCACTATATCCATACATTGACATCTTAAACACTCTCCTTATTTATTTGTAAAGAAGTTAATTGCTTCCTCTATTTCTTTAATATTAATATTTGTATCTATACAAGGTCCATTAGGTCTAGAGTTGAAAACTCCAAGAACTGGAATACCCTTAACATCTCTTACCCCTGATGTTAAATCTCTTTCACAAGCAACTGCTATTACTGCTTTAGGTTTATTATCAATAATAATTTTCCTTGCTAGTGTTCCTCCTGTAGCTATAAATACTTTTGTATTATATTTTTCTTTTATCTGTAATAGTTCTTTTATTTTGCATATACCGCACTTTTTACAATTTTCAATATCATTTGTAACTTTTAATTTACAATTATGATTTTGAATACAATGTGGTATTAAAATTATTAAACTCTCACTATTAAAACCATATTTATCACTATAAATATAAGCATTATTTATTTTAATAAATATTTTTCTTATTTCATCTTTTGATATACCAACAAATTTTCCCATATTGCTTATAATAGGAAATATGCATCTTATAATTGTATAATTTATTTTCATTAAATATTTATTAACTTCCTTATCATTCAAAATAAAATAAGTTATCATAGTAGAAAATAATATTAATAATATTATTCCAATGACCATGAGATTTATCACTAAAGAAAGTATATTTATATATTTAGATAAAAATAAATGAATAATTAAGGCACCTAAAATAACATTTATTAAAAAAACATTAACTACCTTAACATATTTTTTTGTATCAGTCATAATAAACCTAACCTAAAATAATATTTTCTTCAATCTTATTTCCTTTTATATATTCGCAAACTGCCACTCTTTTTTTATTTGGCATTTGTATCTCTTCTATTAATAGAACATTATCACTTGTTGATACTCTTATACCTTCTTTATCAACTTTTAGAATTGTTCCGCATGGTTTGTCGCTACTTTCATTTAAAACTTTAGTTTTCCAAATTTTCATAGTCTTATCTTCACAAGTTGTATAAGCACTTGGCCAAGGATTAACACCTCTAACTAAATCATGAATCTCTTTTGCAGTCTTTTTAAAATCTATATTTCCTAAAGATTTATTCATTATTGGTGCATATGAAGACTCTTCGTCATTTTGTTTTATTCTTGGTGCACATCCTTTTTCTATTTTTCCAATGGTTTCGATTAAAAGATTTCCACCTTGCTCCATCATCATATCATGAAGCTCACCTGCTGTTATTTCATCACTTAATGCAAATTCACTTTGAAGTATTATGTCTCCTGTGTCCAATCCTTCATCCATGTACATTGTAGTAACACCCGTTTTTTCTTCTCCGTTTATGATTACCCAGTTGATTGGTGCTGCACCTCTGTATTTTGGAAGCAATGATACGTGAACATTAACACAACCTAATTTTGGTATATCAAGCAAAGCTTTAGGAAGAATTTGACCATAAGCCACAACTATTATTAAATCTGGTTCTATTTCTTTTAATGTATTTATAAACTCTTCATCTCTAGCTTTTGCTGGTTGGTATACAGGTATATTATGTTCTAATGCCAATTCTTTAACTGGCGGCATACCCATTTTTTTACCTCTTCCAATAGGCTTATCAGCTTGAGTCACTACTCCTACTACATTAAGTTTTTCATTTATTAATTTTTCTAGACATCCTTTTGCAATGTCTGGTGTTCCCATAAATACTATTTTCATTTATATCACTCCTACTATTTTTCTACTTTATCTACAAATAATACTCCATTTAAGTGATCTATTTCATGACAGAAAGCTCTAGCTAGTAGCTCTTCTCCTTCTATTTCAAAAGTATTCCCATGTCTATCTTGTGCTCTTACTTTAACTACGTATGGTCTTTTAACTTCTCCATTTTCTCCTGGAACACTCAAACAACCTTCTGCATCTATCTGTTCTCCGCTAGTTTCTATTATTTCTGGATTGACAAGCTCTAATAAGCCATCTCCTACATCAATAACTACTACTCTTTTTAATATACTAACTTGTGGTGCTGCAAGACCAACACCATCTGCTTCGTACATAGTATCTGCCATATCTTCTAATAAATCTATTAATTTTTGATCAAATTTTTCTACAACCTTTGATTTTTTTCTAAGTACTGGCTCTCCTATTTTAGCTATTTGTCTAATTGCCATAATTCTTCCTCCTCTAATTAAAGAATGTTGTTTGGATTAACATCTATAGAAATGTTCACATCTTTATCAAACACAATTTCTTTTTTCGTTATACATATATATTTTATTATACCTTTTAATAAATTAATTTCAATATTATCATCTTTAAATAATAATTGATATCTATAGTTTTGATTAATTTTTGAAATCGCACAAGGACTTGGTCCTAATATAAAATCAAAATCTTCTACTCCTCTTTCCTTCAATAAATAAGTTAATGAGTTGTACATACTTTTTATATTATTCACAACTAATTTCTCACTTTTTCCACTAACAACTACACTTATCATATTATTAAATGGTGCATAGTTGAAGATTTTTCTTACTTTTATTTCATCTTCATAAAAACCTTCAAAGTCATAATTTAAAGCTCTTCTAATTACATAGTGGTCTGTATCGTATGTTTGAAGAACTACTTTACCTTCTTTATCACTTCTACCAGCTCTCCCCGATACTTGAGTTATTAATTGAAATGTGGTTTCAAAACTTTTAAAATCCGGAAAGTTTAACATCATATCTGCTGATAAAATACCAACTAAAGTTACATCTTCAAAATCTAAACCTTTACTAAGCATTTGAGTTCCAATTAGTACATTAGCTTCTTTGTTTTTAAATTTATTTAAAATATTATCTAGTTCACCTTTTTTAGATGTGGTATCTTTGTCCATACGAAGTACTTTAGCATTTTCAAAAAGCCTTTTTATTTCCTCTTCAACTTTTTCTGTGCCTATTCCAAAAGGCTTAACATAATCACTTCCACATTCTGGACAAGTTTTAGGTATTATTTCTTCATATCCACAGTAGTGGCATCTCCCAATGTTTTGGTGTTTATGATAAGTTAATGATATATCGCAGTTTTTGCATGAAAACACATATCCGCATTTTCTACAAGAAACAAAA
Proteins encoded:
- a CDS encoding zinc metallopeptidase; translated protein: MYGYSGLGYYRFDPTMFLLIPAILLTLYAQYKVSSTTNRFFNVRANRGYTGENTARKILDSNGLYNVRIEMVGGRLSDHYDPRSKVLRLSQDVYNGTSITSVAVAAHECGHAIQHAHGYAPLNIRSSLVPVVNFASNMSWILIMIGFFTTRGIFLQIGILLFSASVLFQIVTLPVEFNASSRALTQITSLGIVDDREVRQSRKVLQAAALTYVAAAVTAILQLLRLLMIANNRDD
- a CDS encoding DUF116 domain-containing protein: MTDTKKYVKVVNVFLINVILGALIIHLFLSKYINILSLVINLMVIGIILLILFSTMITYFILNDKEVNKYLMKINYTIIRCIFPIISNMGKFVGISKDEIRKIFIKINNAYIYSDKYGFNSESLIILIPHCIQNHNCKLKVTNDIENCKKCGICKIKELLQIKEKYNTKVFIATGGTLARKIIIDNKPKAVIAVACERDLTSGVRDVKGIPVLGVFNSRPNGPCIDTNINIKEIEEAINFFTNK
- the fmt gene encoding methionyl-tRNA formyltransferase, producing the protein MKIVFMGTPDIAKGCLEKLINEKLNVVGVVTQADKPIGRGKKMGMPPVKELALEHNIPVYQPAKARDEEFINTLKEIEPDLIIVVAYGQILPKALLDIPKLGCVNVHVSLLPKYRGAAPINWVIINGEEKTGVTTMYMDEGLDTGDIILQSEFALSDEITAGELHDMMMEQGGNLLIETIGKIEKGCAPRIKQNDEESSYAPIMNKSLGNIDFKKTAKEIHDLVRGVNPWPSAYTTCEDKTMKIWKTKVLNESSDKPCGTILKVDKEGIRVSTSDNVLLIEEIQMPNKKRVAVCEYIKGNKIEENIILG
- the def gene encoding peptide deformylase; the protein is MAIRQIAKIGEPVLRKKSKVVEKFDQKLIDLLEDMADTMYEADGVGLAAPQVSILKRVVVIDVGDGLLELVNPEIIETSGEQIDAEGCLSVPGENGEVKRPYVVKVRAQDRHGNTFEIEGEELLARAFCHEIDHLNGVLFVDKVEK